A window of Campylobacter lari subsp. lari contains these coding sequences:
- a CDS encoding ABC transporter permease: MKFLSLRWSFATFFFCSLIILPILAIILHLPFIDINTLKHLSKNVLPRYIFGSAFILFGTLVLCLIIGLISAYLIAFYKFFGSKFFEWFLILPLAIPSYVMGFVWIDLFEFQGLIPTFLGVDRRIDIMNAYGVIVILSFALYPYVYFFAKNTFAYGLGNIILSAKTLKASNLKTFFKVILPFCRVGIVGALLLVAMEVLSDYGLVAYFGVDTFSAGIFRTWGSGGDEVSAVALSVALLVFIALLMLLEKIQRGKKGFNQNVFLPTPKDELKGTKAFLAFLWCFLVAFLAFVVPIMWLVYWVGFDFMQNLNNVLTPAFYSISVALVSSFAIVGVAFYLCFVVRLNDTKASKIILWLTTLGYSLPGAVVAVGILVILGVLNYIFDLLSFEYAIGGGFLVLFFGYFVRFLASGIFATQSGYERISKNIDYANLTLKSKPFKIFTQVHFPLMKHYLALAVVIICVDILKELPISTILSPSGFQTLSSLVFAYSENELIYNVSLPSLIIVLFGIIPTFLMHYLQNKNNQKG; this comes from the coding sequence TTGAAATTCTTAAGTCTAAGGTGGTCTTTTGCCACCTTTTTTTTCTGTAGCTTAATCATACTGCCTATACTTGCTATCATCTTACATCTTCCTTTTATAGATATTAACACCCTAAAACATTTGAGTAAAAATGTCTTACCAAGGTATATTTTTGGTAGTGCTTTTATATTGTTTGGGACTTTAGTATTGTGTTTGATTATAGGATTAATTAGTGCTTATTTGATAGCTTTTTATAAATTTTTTGGCTCGAAATTTTTTGAATGGTTTTTGATTTTACCCTTGGCTATACCTTCCTATGTAATGGGTTTTGTTTGGATTGATTTGTTTGAATTTCAAGGCTTAATACCTACTTTTTTAGGTGTTGATAGGCGTATAGATATCATGAATGCATATGGTGTGATTGTGATTTTATCTTTTGCACTTTATCCTTATGTGTATTTTTTTGCTAAAAATACTTTTGCTTATGGACTTGGAAATATCATTTTAAGTGCTAAAACACTTAAGGCCTCTAATTTGAAAACATTTTTTAAAGTGATTTTGCCATTTTGCCGTGTGGGTATAGTGGGCGCTTTGCTGTTGGTGGCTATGGAGGTTTTGAGTGATTATGGCTTGGTGGCATATTTTGGCGTAGATACTTTTAGTGCAGGAATTTTTAGAACATGGGGAAGTGGTGGTGATGAAGTTAGTGCTGTGGCTTTGAGCGTGGCTTTGCTTGTGTTTATCGCACTTTTGATGCTTTTAGAAAAAATTCAAAGAGGTAAAAAAGGCTTTAATCAAAATGTGTTTTTACCCACTCCAAAAGATGAGCTAAAAGGCACTAAGGCGTTTTTAGCCTTTTTATGGTGCTTTTTAGTGGCATTTTTAGCCTTTGTAGTGCCTATTATGTGGCTTGTTTATTGGGTTGGGTTTGATTTTATGCAAAATTTAAACAATGTCTTAACCCCTGCATTTTATAGCATTAGTGTGGCTTTGGTGAGTTCTTTTGCTATTGTGGGAGTGGCATTTTATTTGTGTTTTGTGGTGCGTTTAAATGACACAAAAGCATCTAAAATCATCCTTTGGCTTACGACTTTGGGGTATTCTTTACCTGGAGCTGTAGTAGCTGTGGGAATTTTAGTGATTTTGGGTGTGTTAAATTATATTTTTGATCTTTTGTCCTTTGAGTATGCCATAGGTGGTGGATTTTTAGTGTTGTTTTTTGGGTATTTTGTGAGATTTTTAGCTTCTGGAATTTTTGCAACTCAATCAGGCTATGAGAGAATTTCAAAAAATATCGACTATGCTAATTTAACTTTAAAATCAAAACCATTTAAAATTTTCACTCAAGTTCACTTTCCTTTGATGAAGCATTATTTAGCTTTGGCTGTGGTGATTATTTGTGTAGATATTTTAAAAGAATTGCCTATTTCAACTATACTTTCACCTTCAGGTTTTCAAACGCTTTCATCGCTTGTATTTGCTTATAGTGAAAATGAATTAATTTACAATGTTTCTTTGCCATCTTTGATTATAGTGTTATTTGGGATTATCCCTACATTTTTAATGCATTATTTGCAAAATAAAAACAACCAAAAAGGATAA
- a CDS encoding extracellular solute-binding protein, with product MKAKVVLLSLLAAMSLSAQELTIYSHRHYDADKGIFKLFQEKTGISINVVQAKANELAKRLEVEGKNSKADLFMTADAGNLEQVRTNNLFVSVSSPELEKLSPKELRGKNNEWYAFTTRARIIIASKDRIKDGEIKTYEDLADPKFKGKVLVRSSNNVYNISLLSAMIDTLGKEKAKEWAQGIANNLARTPKGGDRDQIRAIYAKEGDVAISNSYYLGHLANSKNPKDVEAANSVKVIFPNQDDRGTHINVSGIGVLKTSKNKDAAVKFIEFMLSKEAQEILTNQNYEYPVNKEVKPAKILQSWGEFKVEKPNFEAYWGNAKEALMIFDEVQWK from the coding sequence ATGAAAGCAAAAGTAGTTTTACTATCTTTATTAGCTGCTATGAGTTTAAGTGCTCAAGAGCTTACGATTTATTCTCATAGACATTATGATGCTGATAAAGGAATTTTTAAATTATTTCAAGAAAAAACAGGGATTAGTATTAATGTAGTGCAAGCTAAAGCTAATGAACTTGCTAAAAGATTAGAAGTTGAAGGTAAAAACTCAAAGGCAGATTTGTTTATGACTGCTGATGCGGGAAATTTGGAACAAGTTCGTACAAATAATCTTTTCGTATCGGTTAGCTCGCCTGAGCTAGAAAAACTTTCTCCAAAAGAATTAAGAGGCAAAAACAATGAATGGTATGCTTTTACAACAAGAGCAAGAATCATCATCGCTTCTAAAGATAGAATCAAAGATGGAGAAATCAAAACTTATGAAGATTTAGCAGATCCTAAATTTAAAGGTAAAGTTTTAGTAAGAAGTTCAAATAATGTTTATAATATCTCTTTATTAAGCGCTATGATAGATACTTTAGGCAAAGAAAAAGCAAAAGAATGGGCACAAGGCATAGCAAATAATCTTGCACGCACTCCAAAAGGTGGGGATCGTGATCAAATTCGTGCAATTTATGCAAAAGAAGGCGATGTAGCTATATCAAATAGTTATTATCTAGGACATTTAGCAAATTCAAAAAATCCTAAAGATGTTGAAGCTGCAAATTCGGTAAAAGTGATTTTTCCAAACCAAGATGATAGAGGAACACATATCAATGTAAGTGGCATAGGTGTTTTAAAAACTTCTAAAAATAAAGATGCTGCGGTTAAATTTATTGAGTTTATGCTTTCAAAAGAAGCACAAGAAATTTTAACAAACCAAAACTATGAGTATCCTGTTAATAAAGAAGTAAAACCTGCTAAAATTTTACAATCATGGGGTGAGTTTAAAGTAGAAAAACCAAATTTTGAAGCTTACTGGGGAAATGCTAAAGAAGCTTTGATGATTTTTGATGAAGTTCAATGGAAATAA
- the cgb gene encoding single-domain globin Cgb, translating to MTQEQIQIIKDCVPILQKNGEVLTKEFYKIMFEEYPEVKPMFNMEKQASGEQPKALAMAILMAAKNVENLENMRSFVDKVAITHTNLNVKEEHYPIVGACLLKAIKVVLNADETTLKAWEEAYKAIAKFYIDIEKEIYAKNK from the coding sequence ATGACTCAAGAGCAAATTCAAATCATCAAAGATTGCGTGCCAATTTTACAAAAAAATGGCGAAGTTTTAACTAAAGAATTTTATAAAATCATGTTTGAAGAATACCCTGAAGTAAAACCTATGTTTAATATGGAAAAACAAGCCTCAGGTGAGCAACCAAAAGCTTTGGCAATGGCTATTTTAATGGCGGCAAAAAATGTAGAAAATTTAGAAAATATGAGAAGTTTTGTTGATAAAGTAGCTATCACTCACACAAATTTAAATGTCAAAGAAGAACATTACCCTATAGTAGGTGCTTGTCTTTTAAAGGCTATTAAAGTAGTGCTAAATGCAGATGAAACTACATTAAAAGCTTGGGAAGAAGCTTACAAAGCTATCGCTAAATTTTACATAGATATTGAAAAAGAAATTTATGCAAAAAATAAATAA
- a CDS encoding multidrug ABC transporter permease/ATP-binding protein, producing MSFLWILFQENKFKIILFLLFSIFTSILGVLTLVFINEFLLKTNLENSNIIVYFVLLLLVFFASSSFVEIALSSFGQSFIFKMQRRVVKQILDTSVLSILNTTKAKILASLNNDVRSISFGLLRLPEFIQSSVLIVCVSAYIAYLSLEIFFLCLAWIVCVFLVDNFLMSKVYFYFKNARENDDALQKNYQNILQGHKELTLNPLRAKHYYENEFEKNALKKKKSSTMGNILHILSNNWSNSAMLALVGVEFYIALNYELASLQSATTIALSVLFLRAPLGAMIGSFPTLMMAKIALDKISNLNLENYSHEFKIGQSGKTWQKLYFKDVSFAYNEKFALKPVNFELEKGECVFLIGKNGSGKSTFSMILAGLFTDFKGDIFLDDEKVTSENIYEYRSLISAIFSDFHLFEHVLEDEKFSKEDLAYWLKILELNEKVELVENTFSTIKLSAGQKKRLAMLVALLEKRDILILDEWAADQDPMFRKFFYTKLLPLLKQKGITIFAITHDDAYFDMADRILLAQNGEICELKGDIKELAKNAVEKF from the coding sequence GTGAGTTTTTTGTGGATTTTATTTCAAGAAAATAAATTTAAAATCATTCTTTTTCTACTTTTTAGTATTTTTACGAGTATATTGGGTGTATTGACTTTGGTTTTTATTAATGAATTTTTATTAAAAACTAATCTTGAAAATTCAAACATCATTGTGTATTTTGTGCTTTTATTGCTTGTGTTTTTTGCGAGTTCTTCTTTTGTAGAAATTGCTCTAAGCTCGTTTGGACAAAGTTTTATTTTTAAAATGCAAAGAAGAGTTGTAAAGCAAATTTTAGATACAAGTGTTTTGAGTATTTTAAACACTACTAAAGCAAAGATTTTAGCTTCTTTAAACAATGATGTGCGTAGTATTTCTTTTGGGCTTTTAAGACTTCCTGAATTTATACAATCAAGTGTTTTGATTGTTTGTGTAAGTGCTTATATAGCTTATCTTTCTTTGGAAATTTTCTTTTTGTGTCTAGCGTGGATAGTGTGTGTTTTTTTGGTGGATAATTTTTTGATGAGCAAGGTGTATTTTTATTTTAAAAATGCTAGAGAAAATGATGATGCTTTGCAAAAAAACTATCAAAATATTTTACAAGGGCATAAAGAATTAACCTTAAATCCTTTAAGAGCAAAGCATTATTATGAAAATGAGTTTGAAAAAAATGCTCTAAAAAAGAAAAAAAGCTCCACTATGGGAAATATTTTGCATATTTTATCTAACAATTGGAGCAATAGCGCTATGCTAGCTTTAGTAGGAGTGGAGTTTTATATAGCTTTAAATTATGAGCTTGCTAGTTTGCAAAGTGCTACGACTATAGCTTTGAGTGTGCTTTTTTTAAGAGCACCACTTGGAGCTATGATAGGAAGTTTTCCTACGCTTATGATGGCAAAAATCGCTTTAGATAAAATTTCAAATTTAAATTTAGAAAATTATTCTCATGAGTTTAAGATCGGTCAAAGTGGTAAGACTTGGCAAAAACTTTATTTTAAAGATGTGTCTTTTGCGTATAATGAAAAATTTGCCCTAAAGCCTGTAAATTTTGAGCTTGAAAAAGGCGAATGTGTATTTTTAATAGGTAAAAATGGTAGTGGTAAATCTACTTTTTCTATGATTTTAGCTGGACTTTTTACAGATTTTAAAGGAGATATTTTTTTAGATGATGAAAAAGTAACTTCGGAAAATATTTATGAGTATAGAAGTTTAATTAGTGCGATTTTTAGTGATTTTCATTTATTTGAGCATGTTTTAGAAGATGAGAAATTTAGTAAAGAAGACTTAGCATATTGGCTTAAAATTTTAGAATTAAATGAAAAAGTAGAGCTTGTGGAAAATACTTTTAGCACTATAAAGCTTTCAGCTGGGCAGAAAAAGCGCCTTGCTATGCTTGTTGCTTTACTTGAAAAAAGAGATATTTTGATTTTAGATGAATGGGCAGCTGATCAAGATCCTATGTTTAGAAAATTTTTTTATACCAAATTGTTGCCACTTTTAAAACAAAAAGGTATTACTATATTTGCTATAACGCATGATGATGCGTATTTTGATATGGCTGATAGGATTTTACTCGCACAAAATGGAGAAATTTGTGAATTAAAAGGCGATATAAAAGAACTAGCTAAAAATGCAGTAGAAAAATTTTAG
- a CDS encoding two-partner secretion domain-containing protein, translating into MKKLANHIILSGVTVSMLFSPLMALPSGGKFTHGTSGTITTNGNNMNISGNGINSVIQWGGGFNIANGEKVNFGGKDKNYLNIAHGTSKSTIAGILNAGGNNVFLINPNGVIITKTGTINANRFVASTSSMSDGDMKAFANLKSFEDGLSFSPVFKPNKAGNVVNMGNINAKNITLQGNKVMLSADTSWDDKNNKIKFNQITADNIDLKGNEIYVDISTINSKNLTTEAKNKGIAYLSATGYYYNPTRKYNEFKNINNKIKKTYNQYISIGSDVDWWHFAKGWNENKDFRNNVAGNTFKLTNDIDFGANCKNGVCSGQNYANYWVDLNGDGKKDANEYTNMIVGSGEFFTKTFDGQGFTLKNINIDITNWGSVGIFGSAKDAIFKNINVDYMGGGINAKGTSWVGGFIGTSFAPSHPSFSNISLSNIGSINGYDDYEGYPTWIGGFAGRVDNATFSNISLNKIGSINSGGSVGPVGGFAGSAYNNTFSNISLNEIGNISGNSNFKHDFSSIGGFVGESMGSTFSNISLNEIGNISGNSNFKHDFSSIGGFVGESMGSTFSNISLNKIGNISGNSETNTIYVGGFVGYANEKNNFSDIIIKKIENISSISNDCSHSGGFAGGGLMEGKFERIFLENIANINSTSKSKSAYAGGFIGNNISYYTTYYNKQFIFDVNNISLKGVSNITSKAENAYAGGFAGFFIEKMKKPNYDGSENGYSYKINLKNIYMYFDEDAKITANNNNNKNNFTGKFYGGMEDIKEIAFDNIHIYYKKDTLTNATADDKYLNKQDFNKNANNVNKINAYAYSDSNKEQAYENFINHVNTISKPIFPIIPPSKPSQNTDYIPNAEDIINKTAVLDENDLLKEMIKNEIIADITNGKYKLHISDLLKMLEDKTNYSNMSENQKIEFIAKYFLSGDKTKALEVVQSLDFLLAYENNGLSTASEDKFEGNGFGVKNEILSQVNNTTENIKGKFDQLKELEPLVNSSNKYLKDLITKQNELDNAIKAYNTYVDLINKGFASADDREFIILKDQINTLMKESQVLADSINENQGKLIDWQNNNNTENFKVVGAFANVILNTNPKLDQITGKGGDIDNPNKPELPETDMEFEQTASLNLIGDNAIEDNEGKKEIEETSLAQKNKTCIVSDNYKTMNPCVVGM; encoded by the coding sequence ATGAAAAAGTTAGCAAATCATATAATACTTTCAGGTGTAACTGTATCTATGTTATTTTCTCCACTAATGGCCTTACCTAGTGGAGGTAAATTTACTCATGGCACAAGTGGGACTATAACCACTAATGGTAATAATATGAATATTAGTGGAAATGGAATAAACTCAGTTATCCAATGGGGTGGTGGATTTAATATAGCAAATGGAGAAAAGGTAAATTTTGGAGGTAAAGACAAAAACTACCTAAATATTGCCCACGGTACTAGTAAATCTACCATAGCTGGTATATTAAACGCAGGTGGTAATAATGTATTTTTAATCAATCCTAATGGAGTAATCATTACTAAAACAGGAACTATCAATGCTAATCGCTTTGTGGCTTCGACTTCATCGATGAGTGATGGGGATATGAAAGCATTTGCTAACTTAAAAAGCTTTGAAGATGGTTTAAGCTTTTCCCCTGTATTTAAACCAAACAAAGCAGGTAATGTGGTAAATATGGGTAATATTAATGCTAAAAACATTACTTTACAAGGTAATAAAGTAATGTTAAGTGCTGATACTAGTTGGGATGATAAAAATAATAAAATAAAATTCAATCAAATCACAGCAGATAATATAGATTTAAAAGGTAATGAAATTTATGTAGATATTTCTACTATAAATTCTAAAAATCTAACTACTGAAGCAAAAAATAAAGGAATTGCTTATTTAAGTGCTACTGGGTATTATTATAATCCTACAAGAAAATACAATGAATTTAAAAATATAAACAACAAAATCAAAAAAACATACAATCAATATATTAGCATAGGTTCTGATGTAGACTGGTGGCATTTTGCTAAAGGGTGGAATGAAAATAAGGATTTTAGAAACAATGTAGCGGGGAATACCTTTAAACTTACTAATGATATAGATTTTGGAGCTAATTGTAAAAATGGAGTATGTAGTGGACAAAACTATGCAAATTACTGGGTAGATTTAAATGGTGATGGTAAAAAAGATGCTAATGAGTATACTAATATGATAGTAGGTAGTGGTGAATTTTTTACCAAAACCTTTGATGGTCAAGGATTTACACTAAAAAATATCAATATAGATATTACTAATTGGGGATCTGTTGGTATATTTGGAAGCGCGAAGGATGCAATTTTTAAAAATATAAATGTAGATTATATGGGTGGTGGAATTAATGCAAAAGGTACTAGTTGGGTCGGTGGATTTATAGGAACCTCTTTTGCGCCTTCACATCCTTCATTTTCAAATATATCTTTAAGTAATATAGGAAGTATTAATGGTTATGATGATTATGAAGGTTATCCAACGTGGATAGGTGGATTTGCTGGTAGGGTTGATAATGCTACTTTTTCAAATATATCTTTAAATAAAATAGGAAGTATCAACAGCGGTGGTTCTGTTGGCCCTGTTGGTGGTTTTGCTGGCTCGGCTTATAATAATACTTTTTCAAATATATCCTTAAATGAAATAGGAAATATTAGTGGTAATAGTAATTTTAAACATGATTTTTCTTCCATTGGTGGATTTGTTGGTGAAAGCATGGGTAGTACTTTTTCAAATATATCCTTAAATGAAATAGGAAATATTAGTGGTAATAGTAATTTTAAACATGATTTTTCTTCCATTGGTGGATTTGTTGGTGAAAGCATGGGTAGTACTTTTTCAAATATATCTTTGAATAAAATAGGAAATATTAGTGGTAATAGTGAAACAAATACTATTTATGTTGGTGGATTTGTTGGTTATGCTAATGAAAAAAATAATTTTTCAGATATCATAATTAAAAAAATAGAAAATATCTCAAGCATTTCTAACGATTGTTCGCACTCTGGTGGATTTGCAGGAGGAGGGCTTATGGAAGGAAAATTTGAACGAATTTTCCTTGAAAACATTGCTAATATAAATAGCACATCAAAATCTAAAAGTGCTTATGCGGGAGGATTTATTGGAAACAATATATCTTATTATACAACATACTACAATAAACAATTTATTTTTGATGTAAATAATATTTCTTTAAAAGGGGTATCAAATATTACAAGTAAGGCCGAAAATGCTTATGCGGGAGGATTTGCAGGATTTTTTATTGAAAAAATGAAAAAGCCTAATTATGATGGTTCTGAAAATGGTTATAGTTATAAAATAAATTTAAAAAATATTTATATGTATTTTGATGAGGATGCAAAAATCACAGCTAATAATAATAATAATAAAAATAATTTTACAGGTAAATTTTATGGTGGCATGGAAGATATTAAAGAAATAGCATTTGATAATATCCACATTTATTATAAAAAAGATACTTTAACCAATGCAACAGCTGATGATAAATATCTAAATAAACAAGACTTTAATAAAAATGCTAATAATGTTAATAAAATTAATGCATACGCTTATTCTGATAGTAATAAGGAACAAGCGTATGAAAATTTTATAAATCATGTTAATACTATCTCTAAACCTATCTTTCCTATAATACCACCATCCAAACCATCACAAAATACAGATTATATCCCTAACGCAGAAGATATTATCAATAAAACAGCTGTTTTAGATGAAAATGATTTACTTAAAGAAATGATTAAGAACGAAATCATTGCTGATATCACCAATGGAAAATATAAATTACATATAAGTGATTTATTAAAAATGCTAGAAGATAAAACAAATTATTCTAATATGAGTGAAAATCAAAAGATTGAATTTATAGCCAAATACTTTCTAAGTGGTGATAAAACTAAAGCTTTAGAAGTAGTTCAAAGCTTAGATTTTCTTTTAGCTTATGAAAACAATGGTTTAAGCACTGCTTCAGAAGATAAATTTGAAGGAAATGGTTTTGGTGTTAAAAATGAAATATTAAGCCAAGTAAATAATACAACCGAAAATATCAAAGGCAAATTCGATCAACTAAAAGAGTTAGAACCTTTGGTGAATAGTTCTAATAAATATCTAAAAGATCTTATTACTAAGCAAAATGAGCTTGATAATGCCATCAAAGCTTACAATACTTATGTGGATTTAATCAATAAAGGTTTTGCAAGCGCAGATGATAGAGAATTTATTATTTTAAAAGACCAAATAAATACTCTAATGAAAGAGAGTCAAGTTTTAGCAGATTCAATCAATGAAAATCAGGGAAAACTAATTGATTGGCAAAATAATAACAATACAGAAAATTTCAAAGTAGTTGGTGCTTTTGCTAATGTAATATTAAACACTAATCCTAAGTTAGATCAAATCACAGGCAAGGGAGGAGATATAGATAACCCAAACAAACCAGAATTACCTGAAACTGATATGGAGTTTGAACAAACAGCTTCACTTAATCTAATAGGCGATAATGCCATAGAAGACAATGAAGGAAAAAAAGAAATAGAGGAAACCTCACTCGCACAAAAAAATAAAACTTGCATAGTAAGTGATAATTACAAAACTATGAATCCTTGTGTAGTGGGTATGTAA
- a CDS encoding ShlB/FhaC/HecB family hemolysin secretion/activation protein has product MKKLSLCAIALSSLIYANEGGISIAKNDIEKVIELSPDRNLPQNKAIKENLKTKDDYIKTQEAKKDFEAKKKALKEKLQENKASEETNSQTNTNSNNNTTTTKKVITKYKFIITNENTSFKKLGIKEEDLQLLISEFSTKKFSLQDLQDISNIIAYYFQVNGYPAATAYVPQQEFEDSVQINIALGTLGKYIIKNKTTIKDYFVESKLNERIKGKIISTKLIEDSVYKVNEMYGVQTLAGLQAGENVGETDIVIEVEPDTKADILLYADNYGIESAGDIRAGISMGFNSLFNMGDYYNFYLQSSNENQINYGASYTFFLGNLKITPSISQGTYSLGGEYKEVGFSGTSRNFGIDFSYPVWINTNSSLYFTSSIYHKILKDEPFSNIFENYSIDKHSNVGSMGLEGLFRGFENNTLSYSAKVSVGKVNDDGATMFGNTSKSGGKGFGWFRKLNASVNNYYSINEYITHTLNINYQKVLGNFELDSSESSSLGGAYGVRAYDNGEGDGDNTIVANFGLRINIPNTNFYFTPFYDIGYAWYEKDGGRLTDEHFLDAVGLQILYNKPNEYYIKLDGARAVHQYKYDDDHRMKLYLSGGIYF; this is encoded by the coding sequence ATGAAAAAACTCTCTCTTTGTGCTATAGCACTTAGTTCTTTAATCTATGCTAATGAAGGAGGCATTAGCATAGCTAAAAATGATATAGAAAAGGTTATAGAACTATCTCCTGATAGAAACCTCCCTCAAAACAAAGCTATCAAAGAAAATCTAAAAACTAAAGATGATTATATAAAAACTCAAGAAGCTAAAAAAGACTTTGAAGCAAAAAAGAAAGCCTTAAAAGAAAAACTACAAGAAAATAAAGCTAGTGAGGAAACTAACAGTCAAACCAATACTAATTCTAACAATAACACCACTACCACTAAAAAGGTAATAACCAAATACAAATTCATCATCACTAATGAAAATACTAGCTTTAAAAAGCTAGGTATCAAAGAAGAAGATTTACAATTACTTATTAGTGAGTTTAGCACTAAAAAATTTAGCTTACAAGATTTACAAGATATATCTAATATCATAGCTTATTATTTTCAGGTAAATGGTTATCCTGCTGCAACAGCTTATGTGCCCCAACAAGAATTTGAAGATAGTGTGCAAATAAATATAGCCTTAGGAACATTAGGTAAGTATATAATAAAGAATAAAACAACTATAAAAGATTATTTTGTAGAAAGTAAACTTAATGAAAGAATTAAAGGTAAAATCATCTCTACTAAATTAATAGAAGATAGTGTATATAAAGTCAATGAAATGTATGGTGTACAAACCCTAGCAGGTTTACAAGCAGGAGAGAATGTAGGAGAAACTGATATAGTTATAGAAGTAGAACCTGATACTAAGGCAGATATATTATTATATGCTGATAATTATGGTATTGAAAGTGCAGGGGATATTAGAGCTGGTATTAGCATGGGTTTTAACTCATTATTTAACATGGGTGATTATTATAATTTTTACTTACAATCAAGCAATGAAAATCAAATCAACTATGGAGCTAGTTATACTTTCTTTTTAGGAAATTTAAAAATTACTCCAAGCATATCTCAAGGAACATATTCTTTAGGTGGAGAATATAAAGAAGTTGGTTTTAGTGGTACTTCTAGAAATTTTGGTATAGATTTTTCTTACCCTGTGTGGATAAACACTAATTCATCTTTATACTTTACTTCTAGTATTTATCATAAGATATTAAAAGATGAGCCTTTTTCAAATATATTTGAAAATTATAGTATTGATAAACATTCTAATGTAGGCAGTATGGGTTTAGAAGGTTTATTTAGAGGATTTGAAAACAACACCTTAAGTTATAGTGCTAAGGTAAGTGTAGGTAAGGTTAATGATGATGGTGCTACTATGTTTGGAAATACATCCAAAAGTGGAGGCAAAGGCTTTGGCTGGTTTAGAAAACTCAATGCTAGTGTGAATAATTATTATAGTATTAATGAATACATTACTCATACTTTAAATATAAACTATCAAAAGGTATTAGGGAATTTTGAATTAGATTCTTCTGAAAGCTCATCTTTAGGTGGAGCCTATGGAGTAAGAGCGTATGATAATGGTGAGGGTGATGGAGATAATACCATAGTAGCTAACTTTGGTTTAAGAATAAACATACCAAATACTAATTTTTACTTTACTCCTTTTTATGATATAGGCTATGCATGGTATGAAAAAGATGGTGGTAGATTAACAGATGAACATTTTTTAGACGCAGTAGGTTTACAAATACTTTATAATAAACCAAATGAATACTATATTAAACTAGATGGAGCAAGAGCAGTTCATCAGTATAAATACGATGATGATCACAGAATGAAATTATATTTAAGTGGTGGGATTTATTTTTAA
- a CDS encoding type II secretion system protein has product MKKAFTIIELVFVVIILGVLAAVALPKFSTSKDEASTAQALGNLKTFINDINSYVLKNESLSSIALMSNVANIKNEDLSNLQNTTKELDFSVGNDEQCFKVLFVDKESVLLLALMVDSTQKSKAQNIADLKNQALKDPKNQSIKTQLDEVLNAFGQSEFTSTSKSKACQSLIHSKAFKDLATRVYFLSSG; this is encoded by the coding sequence ATGAAAAAAGCTTTTACTATTATAGAGCTTGTGTTTGTAGTAATTATACTTGGAGTTTTAGCTGCGGTTGCTCTGCCAAAATTTAGCACTAGTAAAGATGAAGCAAGCACAGCTCAAGCTTTAGGAAATTTAAAAACTTTTATTAATGATATAAATTCTTATGTATTAAAAAATGAAAGTCTTTCAAGCATAGCTTTAATGAGTAATGTAGCAAATATAAAAAATGAAGATTTATCAAATTTGCAAAATACCACCAAAGAGTTGGATTTTAGCGTAGGAAATGATGAGCAGTGTTTTAAAGTACTTTTTGTAGACAAAGAAAGTGTTTTGCTTTTAGCGCTTATGGTAGATAGCACTCAAAAAAGCAAGGCTCAAAATATAGCAGATTTAAAAAATCAAGCTTTGAAAGATCCTAAAAATCAAAGCATAAAAACTCAACTAGATGAGGTTTTAAATGCTTTTGGTCAAAGTGAATTTACAAGTACTTCAAAGTCCAAAGCTTGCCAAAGCCTAATCCACTCTAAAGCTTTTAAAGACCTAGCTACTAGGGTGTATTTTTTAAGTAGTGGTTAA